A single window of Eucalyptus grandis isolate ANBG69807.140 chromosome 1, ASM1654582v1, whole genome shotgun sequence DNA harbors:
- the LOC104446130 gene encoding pterocarpan synthase 1-like, with the protein MVFLSIFIWFPSSVNVSFASSSFSRSLLPEELGLKKQKLSHLHFYFHDIVSGRNSTAVRVAKAKMTDPLNEGPELSSKIVDLARGLYASSSLSEIGLLMVKNYFFTEGKYNGSTLSVLGGNAVFSGVREMPIVGGRRLFRFARGYARARTHSLDLQTGDAVVEYNVYVFHY; encoded by the exons atggttttcctaagcatatttatttggtttccctcctcggtcaatgtatcatttgcaagctcatcct TCTCAAGAAGCTTGCTTCCGGAAGAGCTTGGCCTCAAGAAGCAGAAGCTGAGCCACCTCCACTTCTACTTCCACGACATAGTGAGTGGCCGCAATTCAACTGCAGTGCGCGTGGCCAAGGCCAAGATGACCGACCCATTGAACGAGGGCCCAGAATTGAGCTCCAAGATCGTCGACCTGGCTCGGGGACTCTATGCGTCCTCATCGCTGAGCGAGATCGGCCTCTTGATGGTGAAGAACTACTTCTTCACTGAAGGGAAGTACAACGGGAGCACGCTCAGCGTACTCGGCGGGAACGCTGTGTTCTCCGGCGTAAGGGAGATGCCAATCGTCGGCGGGAGAAGGCTCTTCCGGTTCGCGCGCGGGTACGCTCGGGCGAGGACACACTCGCTCGACCTCCAGACAGGCGATGCGGTTGTGGAGTACAACGTTTACGTCTTCCATTATTGA
- the LOC104446141 gene encoding dirigent protein 22 translates to MALCITKLVIFSLLFTSTILFTANSHTFARSLLPEKLGLKKEKLSHLHFYFHDIVSGRNPTAVRVAEAKMTNKSATGFGLVVMIDDPLTEGPELSSKVVGRAQGLYSSASQNDLGLLMVQNYVFTEGKYNGSTLSVLGRNAVFSEVREMPIVGGSRLFRFARGYAQARTHLLDLQTGDAVVEYNVYVFHY, encoded by the coding sequence ATGGCTCTTTGCATCACAAAGCTcgtcatcttctctctcctcttcactTCCACCATTTTATTTACCGCAAATTCTCACACTTTCGCAAGAAGCTTGCTTCCCGAAAAGCTTGGCCTCAAGAAGGAGAAGCTGAGCCACCTCCACTTCTACTTCCACGACATCGTGAGCGGCCGCAACCCGACCGCGGTGCGCGTGGCCGAGGCCAAGATGACCAACAAGTCTGCCACGGGGTTTGGCCTCGTCGTCATGATCGATGACCCATTGACCGAGGGCCCGGAACTGAGCTCCAAGGTCGTCGGCCGTGCTCAGGGGCTCTACTCGTCCGCCTCGCAGAACGACCTCGGCCTGCTGATGGTGCAGAACTACGTCTTCACCGAAGGGAAGTACAACGGGAGCACGCTCAGCGTCCTCGGCCGGAACGCGGTGTTCTCCGAAGTGAGGGAGATGCCGATCGTCGGTGGGAGCAGGCTCTTCCGGTTCGCACGCGGGTACGCTCAGGCGAGGACGCACTTGCTTGACCTCCAGACCGGCGACGCGGTTGTGGAGTACAACGTTTACGTCTTCCATTATTGA